Proteins from a genomic interval of Micromonospora sp. NBC_00389:
- a CDS encoding glucose 1-dehydrogenase, producing MRAVTVKPGVANSLSLIEDQPEPPPEEGAVLVEALAVGICGTDHEIIAGDYGEAPPGADRLIIGHESLGRVLEDPTGTLQPGDLVAGIVRHPDPVPCPNCAVGEWDMCRNGQYTEHGIKALPGFARDRWRIEPEFAVGLDPALARVGMLLEPTSVVAKAWDHIERIGHRAEWQPQTVLVTGAGPIGLLAALLATQRGLAVHVLDRATSGPKPELVAALGATYHAVPVNDLPFDPDVVVECTGAPTVVIDVMCKAAPTGIVCLAGVSSGGRTIDFDAGALNRALVLENNVVFGSVNANRRHWTMAAQALARADQSWLESLLTRRVPVERYAEAYTAEANDIKVVLEFAS from the coding sequence GTGCGCGCTGTGACTGTGAAACCCGGGGTCGCCAACTCGCTGAGCCTCATCGAGGATCAGCCCGAGCCGCCGCCCGAGGAGGGTGCGGTCCTGGTCGAGGCGCTGGCGGTGGGGATCTGCGGCACCGACCACGAGATCATCGCTGGGGATTACGGCGAGGCGCCGCCCGGCGCGGACCGCCTGATCATCGGGCACGAGTCGCTGGGCCGGGTGCTGGAGGACCCGACCGGCACCCTGCAACCGGGCGACCTGGTGGCCGGGATCGTCCGGCACCCCGACCCGGTGCCCTGCCCCAACTGCGCGGTCGGCGAGTGGGACATGTGCCGCAACGGGCAGTACACCGAGCACGGCATCAAGGCGCTGCCCGGTTTCGCCCGCGACCGCTGGCGGATCGAGCCCGAGTTCGCGGTCGGGCTCGACCCGGCACTGGCCCGGGTCGGCATGCTGCTGGAGCCGACCAGCGTGGTGGCCAAGGCGTGGGACCACATCGAGCGGATCGGGCACCGGGCCGAGTGGCAGCCGCAGACGGTCCTGGTGACCGGGGCCGGACCGATCGGGCTGCTGGCCGCGCTGCTCGCCACCCAGCGCGGGCTCGCCGTCCACGTGCTGGACCGGGCGACCTCGGGGCCGAAACCGGAGCTGGTTGCCGCACTCGGCGCCACGTACCACGCGGTGCCGGTCAACGACCTGCCCTTCGATCCGGACGTGGTCGTCGAGTGCACCGGTGCGCCCACGGTGGTCATCGACGTGATGTGCAAGGCGGCCCCGACCGGGATCGTCTGCCTGGCCGGGGTGTCCAGCGGCGGCCGGACCATCGACTTCGACGCCGGGGCGCTCAACCGGGCACTGGTGCTGGAGAACAACGTCGTGTTCGGCTCGGTGAACGCCAACCGGCGGCACTGGACCATGGCCGCGCAGGCGCTCGCCCGAGCCGACCAGTCCTGGCTCGAATCGCTGCTCACCCGTCGGGTGCCGGTGGAACGGTACGCCGAGGCGTACACCGCCGAGGCGAACGACATCAAGGTGGTGCTGGAGTTCGCCTCCTGA
- a CDS encoding DUF2252 domain-containing protein — protein MSNPVDQRSAHILHVLTEEFGASMAIDPAAFRRKFRKMAASPFAFYRGSAALFYADQRGDFADDRFLDERTGRVWIHGDLHAENFGTYMNASGQLVFNVNDFDEAYVGPFTWDLRRFAASVALLGYSKALSDTVIGNLVAGFARSYLTELRAIAAGGDDAIGSITLDNADGVLRRVLQQARLNTRVDLLATQTTIDNYERRFSVSDGVFEIDGDTRAKVLAAFQGYLGTLPTASARPRPVAAQIKDVVLRKGVGIGSAGLPSYNLLLEGHTQALENDVVIYMKQAQVPAVARYVTDESVRGYFQHQGHRTAESQRALQAHADPWLGFTELDGAGQLVAEVSPYAADLDWSDVNEPEELTGVLVDLGRAVARMHSVADDESSHDLVDYSTEEAIVAVVGADESGFVTHLVDFAHAYGLRAREDHQLFVDLFRNGRLPGI, from the coding sequence ATGAGCAACCCCGTGGACCAGCGGTCCGCCCACATCCTGCACGTGCTCACCGAGGAGTTCGGCGCCTCGATGGCGATCGACCCGGCCGCCTTCCGCCGTAAGTTCCGCAAGATGGCGGCGTCGCCGTTCGCGTTCTACCGGGGCAGCGCCGCGCTCTTCTACGCCGACCAGCGCGGCGACTTCGCCGACGACCGGTTCCTGGACGAGCGGACCGGCCGGGTGTGGATCCACGGCGACCTGCACGCGGAGAACTTCGGCACCTACATGAACGCCTCCGGGCAGTTGGTGTTCAACGTCAACGACTTCGACGAGGCGTACGTCGGGCCGTTCACCTGGGATCTGCGGCGGTTCGCGGCCAGCGTGGCGCTGCTCGGCTACAGCAAGGCGCTCTCCGACACGGTGATCGGCAACCTGGTGGCCGGCTTCGCCCGGTCGTACCTGACCGAGCTGCGGGCGATCGCCGCCGGTGGGGACGACGCGATCGGCTCGATCACCCTGGACAACGCCGACGGGGTGCTGCGCCGGGTGCTCCAGCAGGCCCGGCTCAACACCCGGGTCGACCTGCTCGCCACGCAGACCACCATCGACAACTACGAGCGACGCTTCTCCGTGAGCGACGGGGTCTTCGAGATCGACGGGGACACCCGGGCCAAGGTCCTCGCCGCCTTCCAGGGTTACCTGGGCACCCTGCCCACCGCCTCGGCCCGGCCGCGCCCGGTGGCGGCACAGATCAAGGACGTGGTGCTGCGCAAGGGGGTGGGCATCGGCTCGGCCGGGCTGCCGTCGTACAACCTGCTGCTGGAGGGGCACACCCAGGCGCTGGAGAACGACGTCGTCATCTACATGAAGCAGGCGCAGGTGCCGGCGGTGGCCCGGTACGTCACCGACGAGTCGGTCCGGGGCTACTTCCAGCACCAGGGCCACCGGACCGCCGAGTCGCAGCGGGCGTTGCAGGCGCACGCAGACCCGTGGCTGGGCTTCACCGAGCTGGACGGGGCCGGCCAGCTCGTCGCCGAGGTCTCCCCGTACGCCGCCGACCTGGACTGGTCCGACGTGAACGAGCCGGAGGAGCTGACCGGGGTGCTCGTCGACCTCGGCCGGGCGGTGGCCCGGATGCACTCGGTCGCCGACGACGAGTCCAGCCACGACCTGGTGGACTACTCCACCGAGGAGGCGATCGTCGCCGTGGTGGGCGCCGACGAGTCGGGCTTCGTCACCCATCTGGTGGACTTCGCGCACGCGTACGGGCTGCGCGCCCGGGAGGACCACCAGCTCTTCGTGGACCTGTTCCGCAACGGCCGGCTGCCCGGCATCTGA
- a CDS encoding NADH-quinone oxidoreductase subunit B, which produces MQLPAVLGEPIRFVLNWGRRYSLWVFNFGLACCAIEFIATSMGRHDFMRLGVIPFAHGPRQADLMVVSGTVTDKMAPAIKRLYDQMPEPKYVISFGACSNCGGPYWDSYSVTKGVDQLIPVDVYVPGCPPRPEALLHGILRLQEKIAAEQSGIGGVPRPDLLAAPLDAPPREASAPRSVDSLTAPPVRPPTAD; this is translated from the coding sequence GTGCAGCTACCGGCAGTGCTGGGAGAGCCGATCCGGTTCGTGCTGAACTGGGGGCGCCGCTACTCGCTCTGGGTCTTCAACTTCGGCCTGGCCTGCTGCGCGATCGAGTTCATCGCCACCAGTATGGGCCGGCACGACTTCATGCGGCTCGGCGTCATTCCGTTCGCCCACGGCCCCCGGCAGGCCGACCTGATGGTGGTCTCCGGCACGGTGACCGACAAGATGGCCCCGGCGATCAAGCGGCTCTACGACCAGATGCCGGAGCCCAAGTACGTCATCTCGTTCGGCGCCTGCTCCAACTGCGGCGGCCCCTACTGGGATTCGTACTCGGTGACCAAGGGCGTCGACCAGCTCATCCCGGTCGACGTCTACGTGCCCGGCTGCCCGCCCCGGCCGGAGGCGCTGCTGCACGGCATCCTGCGCCTGCAGGAGAAGATCGCCGCCGAGCAGTCCGGCATTGGCGGGGTGCCCCGCCCGGATCTGCTCGCCGCGCCGCTGGACGCCCCGCCCCGCGAAGCCTCCGCCCCGCGTTCTGTCGACTCGCTCACCGCACCTCCGGTACGCCCGCCCACCGCTGACTGA
- a CDS encoding RNA polymerase sigma factor, whose translation MLVTRDVRVGGPPPEPPGTTVPPPAKLVFDDFYHAHFRGLVVQLTAYTGDRGQAQDLVQEAFCRAYTRWDRLARYEDPLAWVRRVAWNLAHNRWRRLRTAQAWLLRQRETHVAGPSPDRVAVDAALAQLPPKQRRAVVLHYLADLSIAEIAAQERVAEGTVKSWLHRGRAALATHLRDTNEEVRDV comes from the coding sequence GTGCTTGTGACGAGAGACGTACGGGTGGGTGGACCCCCACCCGAGCCACCGGGAACCACAGTCCCTCCGCCGGCCAAGCTGGTCTTCGACGACTTCTATCACGCCCACTTCCGCGGGCTGGTGGTGCAGCTCACCGCGTACACCGGCGACCGCGGGCAGGCGCAGGACCTGGTTCAGGAGGCGTTCTGTCGGGCGTACACCCGGTGGGACCGGCTGGCCCGGTACGAGGACCCGCTGGCCTGGGTGCGCCGGGTCGCCTGGAACCTCGCCCACAACCGCTGGCGGCGGCTGCGCACCGCCCAGGCGTGGCTGCTGCGGCAGCGGGAGACGCACGTAGCGGGGCCGAGCCCCGACCGGGTCGCCGTCGACGCTGCGCTGGCGCAGTTGCCCCCAAAGCAGCGGCGGGCCGTCGTACTGCACTACCTCGCCGACCTGTCGATCGCCGAGATCGCCGCCCAGGAACGGGTCGCCGAGGGGACGGTCAAGTCCTGGCTGCACCGGGGGCGGGCTGCCCTCGCGACACACCTACGCGACACCAACGAGGAGGTGCGGGATGTCTGA